A region of uncultured Carboxylicivirga sp. DNA encodes the following proteins:
- a CDS encoding glycoside hydrolase family 78 protein — MKKSNLHLSIAFVLFIVSHGISAKTEINNLVTEYLTNPVGIDIIKPRLSWQLISAETNVMQSAYEIRMASSSNNLTKGKDLIWSSGKILSDQSVNIEYNGPELQSKQRVYWQVRIWDQKDKVSKWSQPAFWEMGLLQTSDWKAKWISANEDKTDSPLPCPYFRKQFSTAKTIQSARIYITSLGLYQLFLNGEKVSNDLFSPGWTSYNKRLQYQTYDVTSLLKNENAIGAILGDGWYRGRIGWARNKNYYGDKLALLLQLEIQYSDGSSETIISDENWKTSTGPILASVIYDGETYDARLEKKGWSTSTFDDNQWSKVIILDHSKDMLVASQSNPVQGTIEIQPIAIITTPKGETILDMGQNMTGWLRMNVKGKPGNKVSMSFGEVLDKEGNFYRDNMRSAKTTDTYILKGDTEETFEPHFTFHGFRFVKLIDYPGTPQLDDFTGVVIHSDMQPTGSFSCSDSLINQLQHNIQWGQRGNFLDIPTDCPQRDERLGWTGDAQVFSMTAAYNFNVAPFFTKWAKDIAADQHPDGKIPHVIPDVMLGREGGSTAWADASVIIPWTVYQVYGDKRILEDQYESMKAWVEFMKSQSNDDNLWTKGFHFGDWLAFATTWSDYPGATTEKDLIANAYFYYSAQLLSKAAKVIGKTDDVQKYEALCSKIKEAFNKEYVTPNGRLVSHTQTAYVLALAFGLLPHELQTRATEYLANDVRRFGHLTTGFVGTPLLCHTLSATGHNDLAFMLLNRKEYPSWLYPVTQGATTIWERWDGQKPDGSFQDVGMNSFNHYAYGAIGEWLYSYVAGLQIDPEKAGYKHFNLCPHIGGGLTNAKAEFQSMYGTILSAWTKEGDTFTYEIKIPVNTTATIELPLAKADKIVVNNKELMQTKNNGIKEDADKVIVNLGSGNYTFKYPLKATK, encoded by the coding sequence ATGAAAAAATCAAATCTCCACCTCTCAATTGCCTTCGTTCTTTTCATCGTGTCCCATGGTATTTCAGCAAAAACAGAAATCAATAATCTGGTTACTGAGTATCTCACCAATCCGGTGGGCATCGACATAATAAAACCACGTTTGAGCTGGCAACTTATTTCTGCCGAAACCAACGTTATGCAGTCGGCCTATGAAATAAGGATGGCATCTTCATCTAATAACTTAACAAAAGGAAAAGATCTGATCTGGAGCAGTGGCAAGATCCTGAGCGATCAATCGGTAAATATCGAATACAATGGTCCTGAACTTCAATCAAAACAACGGGTTTACTGGCAGGTACGCATTTGGGATCAAAAAGATAAAGTAAGCAAGTGGAGTCAGCCTGCCTTTTGGGAGATGGGACTTTTACAAACATCAGATTGGAAAGCAAAATGGATAAGTGCTAACGAAGACAAAACTGATTCACCCCTTCCCTGCCCTTATTTTCGCAAACAATTTTCAACTGCAAAAACCATTCAATCAGCCAGAATCTATATTACGTCTCTGGGACTTTATCAACTGTTTTTAAATGGTGAGAAAGTAAGCAACGATTTATTCTCGCCCGGTTGGACGAGTTACAATAAAAGGCTTCAATACCAAACCTACGATGTTACTTCACTTTTAAAAAATGAAAATGCAATAGGTGCAATTCTGGGCGATGGCTGGTATCGCGGACGAATCGGATGGGCCCGAAACAAAAACTATTATGGCGACAAGCTAGCCTTATTACTTCAACTCGAGATACAATATTCCGATGGATCTTCCGAAACGATTATAAGTGACGAAAACTGGAAAACAAGCACAGGTCCTATTCTGGCATCCGTCATTTACGATGGCGAAACCTACGATGCCCGTTTGGAGAAAAAAGGCTGGTCAACCTCCACTTTTGATGATAACCAGTGGAGCAAGGTAATCATCCTCGATCATTCAAAAGACATGTTGGTTGCTTCGCAAAGTAATCCTGTACAAGGCACCATTGAAATTCAACCCATTGCCATCATCACAACGCCCAAAGGCGAAACAATTTTGGATATGGGGCAAAATATGACCGGTTGGCTTCGAATGAATGTAAAAGGAAAACCAGGAAACAAGGTAAGCATGAGCTTTGGCGAAGTATTAGACAAAGAAGGTAATTTTTATCGTGATAACATGCGAAGTGCCAAAACAACCGACACTTATATTTTAAAGGGAGACACAGAAGAAACCTTTGAACCGCATTTTACCTTTCATGGATTCCGCTTTGTTAAGTTAATTGATTATCCGGGCACACCTCAATTGGATGATTTTACGGGTGTGGTTATTCATTCCGACATGCAGCCCACCGGATCTTTTAGCTGTTCCGATTCGTTAATCAACCAGCTGCAGCATAATATTCAGTGGGGTCAGCGAGGTAATTTCCTCGATATTCCAACAGACTGTCCTCAGCGCGACGAACGACTGGGATGGACTGGTGATGCCCAGGTTTTCAGCATGACAGCTGCTTATAACTTCAATGTAGCACCATTCTTTACCAAGTGGGCAAAAGACATAGCTGCCGATCAGCACCCCGATGGAAAGATCCCTCATGTGATACCCGATGTAATGCTGGGGCGAGAAGGTGGATCAACAGCCTGGGCCGATGCATCTGTGATTATTCCCTGGACGGTTTATCAGGTTTATGGTGATAAACGAATACTGGAAGATCAGTACGAAAGCATGAAAGCATGGGTCGAGTTTATGAAGTCACAATCTAACGACGATAACCTTTGGACCAAAGGATTCCATTTTGGCGATTGGCTGGCTTTTGCAACAACCTGGTCTGATTACCCGGGAGCAACCACCGAGAAAGACTTGATTGCCAATGCCTACTTTTATTATTCAGCACAATTATTGAGTAAAGCGGCAAAGGTAATTGGCAAAACAGATGATGTACAGAAATACGAAGCACTTTGCAGTAAAATTAAGGAAGCTTTTAACAAAGAGTATGTAACACCAAACGGTCGTCTGGTTTCTCACACGCAAACAGCCTACGTGCTGGCTCTGGCTTTTGGTTTATTGCCGCATGAGTTGCAAACCAGGGCAACTGAATACTTAGCCAACGATGTAAGAAGATTTGGTCACCTCACAACCGGTTTTGTAGGCACTCCTCTCCTATGCCATACACTATCAGCAACCGGCCACAACGATTTGGCTTTTATGCTCTTAAACCGTAAAGAGTATCCATCATGGCTATATCCTGTTACACAAGGTGCCACCACCATTTGGGAACGCTGGGATGGTCAAAAACCGGATGGAAGTTTTCAGGATGTAGGTATGAACAGCTTTAACCATTATGCCTACGGAGCCATTGGTGAATGGCTGTACAGTTATGTGGCGGGTTTACAAATCGATCCTGAAAAGGCCGGATATAAACACTTTAATCTTTGCCCGCATATTGGTGGAGGATTAACAAATGCCAAAGCCGAATTTCAATCTATGTATGGAACCATCTTGTCAGCATGGACAAAAGAAGGCGATACATTCACTTATGAAATTAAGATTCCGGTCAATACAACGGCTACCATTGAGTTACCATTAGCCAAAGCCGATAAGATAGTTGTAAACAATAAAGAGTTAATGCAAACCAAAAACAATGGAATTAAAGAAGATGCTGACAAGGTAATTGTTAACCTGGGTTCCGGAAACTATACTTTTAAATATCCTTTAAAAGCCACAAAATAA
- a CDS encoding alpha-L-fucosidase, whose amino-acid sequence MKKSIILFLSFLITTMAVAQKETSEAYEQRMEWFRDARLGIFIHWGLYSEGSTSESWAMYHKSISWSDYMEGKASVFTAENYHPKEWAALFKKVGADYVVMTSKHHDGFALWDTKYSKINAKDWSAAKRDVYTPYVDAVRKAGMRVGIYYSLCDWSHPDYSPMNFPRPEKKLRKLYPYPKMQTYWTKWNRFQQFNLNQMKELFDRYQPDLIWFDGDWEHKSDEWPSRVIKDSLLTWNPNIVVNSRLNSYGDYNTPEQDPPIKIPERPWELCLTMNESWGYQKDDNDYKSPKFLIETFVRSVAKGGNLLLDVGPKADGTIEQRQIDLLEEIGDWYHIHEEAVRYGQPGIPYGHFDGETTLSADGKSIYLYCMGRFNQMMTLRGIKGEVEKITLLHNKQDIPFKIQDSTPWNDIPGIIVMDVSLAEDARYVSVIKVEFKEPFSLYRGIGHGVELND is encoded by the coding sequence ATGAAAAAATCCATTATCCTTTTCTTGTCTTTCTTGATTACAACAATGGCTGTTGCCCAGAAAGAAACCTCTGAAGCCTATGAACAACGGATGGAGTGGTTTCGGGATGCCCGGCTGGGTATTTTTATACATTGGGGTTTGTATTCCGAGGGTTCTACTTCCGAGTCGTGGGCAATGTATCATAAAAGTATCAGCTGGAGTGATTATATGGAAGGGAAGGCTTCTGTTTTTACCGCTGAGAATTATCATCCGAAGGAATGGGCTGCTTTGTTTAAAAAAGTGGGTGCCGACTATGTGGTGATGACTTCCAAACATCATGATGGATTTGCTTTGTGGGATACCAAATACTCTAAGATTAATGCGAAAGACTGGAGTGCAGCTAAACGTGATGTTTATACGCCTTATGTTGATGCTGTGCGAAAGGCCGGAATGAGAGTGGGTATTTATTATTCGTTATGTGACTGGTCACATCCTGATTATTCACCCATGAATTTTCCCCGGCCTGAGAAGAAACTTAGAAAACTTTATCCTTACCCAAAAATGCAGACTTACTGGACGAAGTGGAATCGTTTTCAACAGTTTAATCTCAATCAAATGAAAGAGCTTTTTGATCGATACCAACCCGATTTAATATGGTTTGACGGTGATTGGGAGCACAAATCCGATGAATGGCCATCGCGAGTGATAAAAGACTCTTTGCTGACCTGGAATCCTAATATAGTGGTTAATTCGCGATTGAACTCTTATGGCGATTACAACACACCGGAACAGGATCCGCCGATAAAAATACCTGAAAGACCGTGGGAATTATGTTTGACTATGAACGAATCGTGGGGCTACCAGAAAGATGATAATGATTATAAATCACCTAAGTTTTTGATCGAGACCTTTGTGCGATCGGTTGCAAAAGGTGGTAATCTGTTACTTGATGTGGGTCCTAAAGCTGATGGTACAATCGAACAACGCCAGATTGATTTATTGGAAGAGATCGGAGATTGGTATCATATACATGAAGAGGCTGTGCGTTATGGTCAGCCCGGAATTCCTTACGGTCATTTTGATGGAGAAACAACTTTGTCGGCAGATGGTAAAAGCATTTATTTATATTGTATGGGTAGGTTTAATCAGATGATGACTTTGAGAGGTATTAAAGGCGAGGTGGAAAAAATTACCTTGTTGCATAACAAACAGGATATACCTTTTAAAATTCAGGATTCAACACCCTGGAACGATATACCCGGCATTATTGTGATGGACGTCAGTCTGGCTGAAGATGCCCGTTATGTGTCGGTCATAAAGGTGGAGTTTAAGGAACCTTTTTCGTTGTACAGAGGAATCGGGCACGGAGTAGAATTAAATGATTAA
- a CDS encoding methyl-accepting chemotaxis protein has translation MKNISIKYRLITMISVFLLFFLVSFILSINNMNRMIDNTETIYKIRLAGIQNLVEADRDAYQSNLAINHAILNNESSDNEKSVYFDDITTNLTQINDRFHIFLDNYKNSSSTPHPDLEQTYEEGYVELGKVTSTIIDEIKSNNYEEALRVYFTDYLPIFEEVRSVLDEFTNISSEEAQLEYDTITATSLRSKITFFVIFIIIMVIAIVGGIFLVNSITRPLSQGITFATEISQGNLEASIDDPGNNEIGHLTHALMNMANKLKEVVSNIMEGASYVSSASEQINSSAQTMSQGANQQAASVEQISSTVEQMVSNIEQNTDNARQTEKISSTAQFGIGEVSQHSSNTVSANKQISEKIDIINVIALQTNILALNAAVEAARAGDQGRGFAVVAGEVRKLAERSKVAAQEIVMLANSSLDLAQKAGSRMDEILPDIETTANLVKEITAASLEQKNGASEINNAIQQLNGVTQQTASVSEELASSAEELNSQAEQLVELVSFFKLKANSKPTTSMAG, from the coding sequence ATGAAAAATATATCTATTAAGTACAGGTTAATAACAATGATAAGTGTGTTTCTATTGTTCTTTCTGGTAAGTTTCATTCTATCCATCAACAATATGAACAGGATGATTGATAATACCGAGACTATATACAAAATAAGACTGGCAGGAATTCAAAACCTTGTGGAGGCCGACCGCGATGCTTACCAATCAAATCTGGCAATTAATCATGCCATCTTAAACAATGAGAGCTCCGATAATGAAAAATCAGTTTATTTTGATGATATAACAACCAACCTGACACAAATTAATGACAGGTTCCACATATTTTTAGATAATTATAAAAACTCATCGAGTACTCCTCATCCCGACCTTGAGCAAACCTATGAAGAAGGATATGTTGAATTGGGAAAGGTTACCTCAACAATTATAGATGAGATTAAAAGCAACAACTATGAAGAAGCTTTAAGAGTATACTTCACAGACTATCTTCCGATTTTTGAAGAAGTACGTTCCGTTCTTGATGAATTCACAAACATTAGTTCTGAAGAAGCTCAATTGGAATATGATACCATTACAGCTACCAGTTTAAGAAGCAAAATAACCTTCTTTGTAATTTTCATTATTATCATGGTTATTGCAATTGTGGGTGGTATTTTTCTGGTTAATTCCATTACCAGGCCCTTATCGCAGGGTATTACCTTTGCTACTGAGATATCGCAGGGTAACTTAGAAGCATCCATCGATGATCCGGGAAATAACGAGATTGGTCATCTTACTCACGCCTTAATGAACATGGCTAATAAACTAAAAGAAGTAGTTTCCAACATTATGGAAGGTGCCAGCTACGTTTCATCGGCCAGTGAACAGATAAATTCCTCGGCACAAACAATGAGCCAGGGAGCCAATCAACAGGCTGCTTCGGTTGAACAAATATCCTCTACCGTTGAGCAAATGGTTTCTAATATTGAGCAGAATACAGATAACGCACGACAGACAGAAAAAATATCTTCCACTGCACAATTTGGCATTGGTGAAGTTAGTCAGCACTCAAGCAATACAGTAAGCGCCAACAAACAGATTAGCGAGAAGATCGATATTATCAATGTCATTGCCCTCCAAACCAATATTCTTGCTTTAAACGCAGCAGTTGAAGCAGCTCGAGCCGGCGATCAGGGACGTGGTTTTGCCGTTGTTGCAGGCGAAGTAAGAAAACTGGCTGAACGAAGTAAAGTAGCAGCCCAGGAAATTGTTATGCTGGCCAACAGCAGCCTTGATCTGGCACAAAAGGCCGGAAGCAGAATGGATGAAATTCTGCCAGACATTGAAACAACAGCCAATCTGGTGAAAGAAATCACAGCTGCCAGTCTTGAGCAAAAAAACGGAGCCTCCGAAATTAATAATGCTATTCAGCAGTTAAACGGTGTGACCCAGCAAACCGCTTCGGTAAGCGAAGAGCTGGCTTCCAGTGCCGAAGAACTCAATAGTCAGGCTGAACAATTAGTTGAGTTGGTAAGCTTTTTTAAATTAAAAGCGAACTCAAAACCTACGACTTCAATGGCAGGATAA
- a CDS encoding porin — translation MVKTIVISMLACILIVPCNLAQDQKEFTPTLEWSGFTHMWIGYVQRDNLDVHYGFIPRYVRLKASGKLTPDVQFAIQASYDKGTPALLDVFLSYEPLPYFKVRVGQFPVPGIKSAVHSSPLWGTSKMKLNDRPTIAQNWNSNVALSGFRSGGLMFYGGITDDKVQYFAMISMPHAGPNYYWNPSVKSPRYENDENGLALFSRLEFRPAKNVETGFSFHTGSGTVGDTIKTNRNSFSVYFVTQYHKLYFMTEYIAGMNKQFLNEIKDSEFNYSGFFAETGYKIAPKLEPTLRYDYYIPIKDAFDAIGYKKYSNITVGLNYYASKNIALMTNYVMRTEDPAEGYSTIHNDLFYVQLRFKY, via the coding sequence ATGGTGAAAACAATTGTTATTTCAATGTTGGCTTGCATTCTAATCGTGCCGTGCAACCTGGCTCAGGATCAAAAAGAATTTACTCCAACATTAGAATGGAGTGGTTTTACTCACATGTGGATTGGTTATGTCCAGCGCGATAATCTGGATGTTCATTATGGTTTTATTCCCAGATATGTTCGTTTAAAAGCCTCGGGCAAACTAACACCCGATGTACAATTTGCTATACAAGCATCATACGACAAAGGAACTCCGGCTTTACTGGATGTTTTTCTATCATATGAACCTTTGCCATACTTTAAAGTCCGGGTTGGTCAATTTCCTGTTCCAGGCATTAAATCGGCCGTTCATTCATCACCCCTTTGGGGAACATCTAAAATGAAACTAAATGATCGACCTACAATTGCTCAAAACTGGAATTCTAATGTTGCCTTGTCGGGTTTTAGAAGTGGTGGACTGATGTTTTATGGAGGAATCACAGATGACAAAGTTCAATATTTTGCCATGATATCCATGCCGCATGCAGGACCTAACTATTACTGGAATCCGAGTGTTAAATCGCCCCGTTACGAAAACGATGAAAATGGTCTGGCACTATTCTCCAGACTTGAATTCAGACCTGCAAAAAATGTCGAAACGGGTTTTAGTTTTCATACTGGTTCCGGTACGGTTGGCGACACCATTAAAACAAACAGAAACTCGTTCAGCGTGTATTTCGTCACCCAGTATCATAAATTATACTTTATGACCGAATATATTGCCGGTATGAATAAGCAGTTTCTTAACGAAATAAAAGACAGTGAGTTTAATTATTCCGGTTTCTTTGCCGAAACAGGCTATAAAATTGCTCCAAAGCTGGAACCCACATTACGGTATGATTATTACATACCCATTAAAGATGCATTTGATGCCATTGGATATAAGAAATACAGCAACATTACAGTTGGTTTAAACTATTATGCTTCAAAAAACATCGCATTAATGACGAATTACGTTATGCGAACGGAAGACCCTGCAGAAGGTTATTCAACCATTCACAACGATCTGTTTTACGTTCAGTTACGGTTTAAATATTAA
- a CDS encoding helix-turn-helix transcriptional regulator gives MKESFGHFLRKKRKDLGMNQTQLAVKLDMDAAKLSKIENGKMIIDEPRLELLSDAIKTDLKTLKTLYYGDCVARTLYEHKCSNETLTVAEEILEYYRTNNAKQGNLTF, from the coding sequence ATGAAAGAAAGTTTTGGACATTTTTTAAGAAAAAAACGAAAAGATTTAGGAATGAATCAAACTCAGTTAGCTGTTAAATTAGACATGGATGCTGCTAAATTGAGCAAAATTGAAAATGGTAAAATGATAATTGATGAGCCAAGGCTCGAACTACTATCAGATGCTATAAAAACTGACCTTAAGACATTAAAAACACTATATTATGGTGATTGTGTCGCAAGAACTTTGTATGAACACAAATGCAGTAATGAAACGTTGACAGTTGCGGAAGAAATTCTGGAATACTATAGAACAAATAATGCAAAACAAGGAAATTTGACTTTTTAG
- a CDS encoding DNA cytosine methyltransferase — translation MKNYTIDISENVETVEEYQTSLLKPSHFRAENKTKIETVKVLSLFSGCGGLDLGMIGGFKFRKNNYAKTKFEVVFANDIDPAATKVYNENSKYFNHNILEEDITKIDCKSVPDFDFLIGGFPCQPFSNAGLRKGINDERGNLFGNAIEIFKSAIEKGKKPIGFMFENVRGIMSSKMPDGTTVPDEIVKQMEELGYATNYKLVKASNYGVPSNRFRLLIFGFQKDLGYFDYNLMDEVVFENEIPNHKHQPYELYLGSLLSDIPKDAPQKDEYWKYSPSGQHMIENIGICVDGAEALKKFKENIPLEEISETISTGRSWKNMDYDKMTPRFKKIWDNPKKYHAPNFYRRFALGEINGTITASAQPENCGITHPYENRRFTIREIARIQSFPDDFVFPYTSISNAYKVIGNAVPPVLGWVIAKSIEKFLSEE, via the coding sequence ATGAAAAACTATACAATTGATATAAGTGAGAATGTAGAAACTGTTGAAGAATATCAAACAAGTCTCTTAAAACCATCACATTTTAGAGCCGAAAACAAGACCAAGATTGAAACTGTAAAAGTTTTATCCCTTTTTAGTGGTTGTGGTGGACTTGACCTAGGAATGATTGGAGGTTTTAAATTTCGGAAAAACAATTATGCAAAAACGAAATTCGAGGTTGTTTTTGCAAATGATATTGACCCAGCAGCAACAAAGGTTTATAATGAAAATTCAAAATATTTTAATCATAACATACTTGAAGAGGATATTACAAAAATAGATTGTAAATCAGTTCCTGATTTTGACTTTTTAATTGGTGGGTTTCCTTGTCAGCCGTTTTCAAATGCAGGACTTCGAAAAGGTATAAATGACGAAAGAGGTAATTTGTTTGGCAATGCAATTGAAATTTTCAAAAGTGCAATTGAAAAGGGGAAAAAACCAATTGGCTTTATGTTTGAAAATGTAAGAGGAATTATGTCTTCAAAAATGCCTGATGGAACAACCGTACCTGATGAAATTGTTAAACAAATGGAAGAATTAGGGTATGCAACAAACTATAAACTTGTAAAAGCCAGTAATTACGGAGTTCCTTCTAATAGATTTCGACTATTAATTTTCGGTTTTCAAAAGGACTTGGGTTATTTTGATTATAATTTAATGGATGAAGTTGTTTTCGAAAATGAAATTCCTAATCATAAGCACCAACCATATGAATTGTATTTAGGTTCTTTGCTATCCGATATACCTAAAGATGCACCACAAAAAGATGAATATTGGAAATACTCGCCATCTGGACAACATATGATTGAGAATATTGGGATTTGTGTTGATGGTGCTGAAGCTTTAAAAAAATTCAAAGAAAATATTCCTTTAGAAGAGATTTCAGAAACAATATCTACTGGACGTTCATGGAAAAACATGGACTATGATAAAATGACGCCGAGATTTAAAAAAATATGGGATAATCCTAAAAAATATCATGCTCCTAATTTTTATCGAAGATTTGCATTAGGGGAAATAAATGGGACTATTACTGCATCGGCACAACCAGAAAATTGTGGAATTACACATCCATATGAAAATCGAAGATTTACTATTCGTGAAATTGCTAGAATTCAATCATTTCCAGATGATTTTGTTTTTCCATATACTTCGATTTCGAACGCTTATAAAGTTATAGGAAATGCTGTGCCTCCTGTATTAGGTTGGGTAATAGCAAAATCAATTGAAAAATTCTTATCAGAAGAATAA
- a CDS encoding site-specific integrase gives MPAKPIITLEPGIHRGEKVVFFKFEFNQELIRQLKDELKLHWSNTNKCWYLFLQEFNLNTVFHALKSKAFVNYEALLKRNDTQSIDKDIKVPVNMKYEYRKTVQIPDSYTKHLDEKRYSENTKRTYLAYFKDFVFEFKGQNVNEISYEQISEYLLKLIRENKISASEQNQRISAIKFYYEKVLGQEPIHYKLERPRSSNTLPKVLSREEVVKILRCTDNLKQRCVLSLIYSAGLRISELIHLKLNDIISDRYQVRIINAKGKKDRYTTLSKNLLIELREYYKKYRPKYWLFEGATPGEPYSTTSIQKVLKRSALKAGIKRRVTPHMLRHSFATHLLEQGTDLRYIQELLGHSSSKTTEIYTYVSNKELKRIKNPLDDLYN, from the coding sequence TTGCCAGCCAAACCAATTATAACACTTGAGCCAGGAATACATCGAGGTGAAAAAGTAGTTTTCTTTAAGTTTGAGTTTAATCAAGAACTTATTCGACAACTAAAAGATGAACTTAAATTGCACTGGAGTAATACTAATAAATGTTGGTATTTATTTTTGCAAGAATTTAATTTAAATACAGTATTTCATGCTTTGAAATCTAAAGCTTTTGTAAATTATGAAGCTTTACTCAAACGAAATGATACTCAAAGTATAGATAAGGACATTAAGGTGCCTGTTAATATGAAGTATGAGTATCGAAAAACGGTTCAAATACCGGATTCATATACAAAGCATCTGGATGAGAAAAGATATAGCGAAAACACAAAAAGAACATATCTGGCCTACTTTAAGGATTTTGTATTTGAATTTAAAGGTCAAAATGTTAATGAAATAAGCTATGAACAAATCTCGGAATACTTATTGAAACTAATTCGCGAAAATAAAATATCCGCATCAGAACAAAATCAGCGAATAAGTGCCATTAAATTTTATTACGAAAAGGTTTTGGGTCAAGAACCGATACACTATAAACTGGAGCGTCCCAGATCTTCAAATACTTTACCCAAAGTACTAAGCAGAGAAGAGGTAGTAAAGATTCTCAGATGTACTGACAATTTAAAACAAAGGTGTGTTCTATCTTTAATATATTCGGCTGGATTGAGGATAAGTGAATTAATACATTTAAAACTTAACGATATTATTTCGGACAGATATCAGGTTAGAATTATTAATGCAAAAGGAAAGAAGGATAGATATACAACACTATCGAAGAACCTTTTAATTGAATTAAGAGAATACTACAAGAAATACAGGCCAAAGTATTGGTTATTTGAGGGTGCTACACCTGGAGAACCATATTCGACAACAAGTATTCAAAAGGTATTAAAACGATCGGCACTTAAAGCCGGAATAAAAAGAAGAGTAACTCCACATATGCTCAGGCATTCTTTTGCGACTCATTTACTGGAACAAGGAACAGATTTAAGATACATACAAGAATTGCTCGGACATAGTTCGAGTAAAACTACAGAGATTTATACTTACGTAAGTAACAAAGAATTGAAAAGGATTAAAAATCCATTGGATGATTTATATAATTAA